Proteins encoded by one window of Nicotiana tabacum cultivar K326 chromosome 10, ASM71507v2, whole genome shotgun sequence:
- the LOC107779111 gene encoding protein DOG1-like 4 gives MSFQLFYETWFEQLKGMVHQLSQAPRPATNDQHHELHQQLVQKVMSHYSEYYRVKSLAAKNDILSVFSAPWCTSLERSLHWISGWRPTTAFHLIYTESSVLFESHIIDILRGLRYGDLGDLSPDQLRRVSELQCQAVQEENAIADELSDWQDGASEVIGLMGDIDAKMEGLVSILERADKLRMKTIENLVQLLSPQQAVEFLIAAAHLQFGIRRWGINHDRQRGNP, from the exons ATGAGCTTCCAACTATTCTATGAAACATGGTTTGAGCAGCTCAAAGGAATGGTACATCAACTGAGCCAAGCCCCAAGACCCGCCACCAATGACCAACACCACGAGTTGCACCAACAGCTTGTTCAAAAAGTCATGTCCCACTACTCCGAGTACTACCGAGTCAAGTCCTTGGCTGCAAAAAATGATATCCTCTCCGTTTTTTCTGCACCTTGGTGCACTTCTCTTGAACGTTCTCTCCACTGGATTTCCGGTTGGCGACCCACCACCGCTTTCCACCTTATCTACACTGAATCCAGCGTTTTATTCGAGTCCCATATCATCGACATTCTACGCGGCCTCCGCTACGGCGATCTCGGTGATCTCTCTCCCGACCAACTCCGCCGTGTCAGTGAACTTCAATGTCAAGCTGTTCAGGAAGAAAATGCTATTGCTGATGAACTCTCCGATTGGCAG GATGGTGCAAGTGAAGTAATTGGGTTGATGGGAGATATAGATGCAAAAATGGAAGGGCTGGTGAGCATTTTAGAGAGGGCGGACAAACTGAGAATGAAAACCATAGAGAATTTGGTGCAACTTTTGTCGCCACAGCAAGCGGTGGAATTCTTGATCGCAGCGGCGCATTTGCAATTCGGCATCCGTAGATGGGGAATCAATCATGATCGTCAACGAGGGAATCCCTGA